In Oscillatoria acuminata PCC 6304, a single window of DNA contains:
- a CDS encoding AAA family ATPase, producing MRPLELSLEGFTSFRREQTLDFSELDLFAITGATGAGKSSLLDAMTYALYGTTSRTSQAGELVSQGATTLKVKLRFSVSLGEYRITRTWRYRPSTPVTQVLLERTQADGSWETLETKERESKKAITEILGMDFDTFTRVILLPQGQFDEFLKGNTGKRREILRQLAGFEIFERMRKETNDLARLLKQELATIERQIADLEVPDAIAIQGQRSQLARLETEIPVLNQGVLTAQTLLEAEERLFQQLERLTKFQGQFAELNQKQPEITALSERLARSQVADRLQGDWALVQDARTQDKLATSQAQKAATNLTQAETQFQTEQQKLAEVRAEAAALAPQIAAREEALAQAKAYEEQRQQLEREVAIAATQCQQKQQQQQAAQQELSQGEAQVKAATVQVSLTTDALQQHQPGGDRLERLTTVAPLLVEWTLGEKQRKQQAKALDQVSRDRATGDRTYQAALTRLQQAQEAIGQITQEMAAAETANAEATKSNHAAALRLSLEGGETCPVCGGIHPDSEAELPLLPAIAWVDLTALQTQAATATQALQTAQLNATKAEAALENLTQKQGEIQDQLATLTQQQENLKQQIADVLQQSQAEELDAIALQQERQALERRDRAYREAAEAYQQAISRLETVQQAREFCDRTYQTALTDAQAATEELTRRQHNLQEVREKLAAMTEGLSYQVLAQTLAQQKQTLSSQISAAETAHQTAENRVIQARETAHQAQVTAHATQAKQQQYQTRWQTQLQGANLTEATFLTALASPEEQAKWQQAITHHRESTIELSTRIADLQTEIGDRTTDARQLQQRRQAKQTAEQQLKTAQDKRVELSTWIQSAEQKQAQSEKLLTEQETVSKNYDVYHILAQNLKTNEFQSYILEHLESELVARATLLLKELTESRYALEMQEGEYWVADNWNGGELRRVRTLSGGETFATSLSMAIALSEKLSMGAELGSLFLDEGFGTLDSETLESVTQILESLRQQNRTIGVITHVKSLGERLPTQVKVFKSPQGSRLEVEML from the coding sequence ATGCGACCTCTTGAACTGTCTCTGGAAGGATTTACCAGTTTTCGCCGGGAACAAACTTTGGACTTCTCTGAACTGGATTTGTTTGCGATTACTGGGGCAACTGGGGCGGGAAAATCTTCCTTGCTAGATGCCATGACTTATGCCCTTTATGGGACAACATCCCGCACCTCCCAAGCGGGGGAATTAGTCAGTCAAGGGGCGACGACTTTAAAGGTGAAATTGCGTTTTTCTGTGAGTTTAGGGGAATACCGAATTACCCGAACTTGGCGATATCGTCCCAGTACCCCGGTGACGCAAGTTTTATTAGAAAGAACACAGGCAGATGGCAGTTGGGAAACCCTGGAAACGAAGGAACGGGAAAGCAAAAAAGCGATTACCGAAATTCTAGGCATGGATTTCGATACCTTTACCCGGGTGATTTTGTTACCTCAAGGGCAATTTGATGAGTTTTTAAAAGGAAATACGGGGAAGCGTCGGGAAATTTTGCGGCAATTGGCGGGGTTTGAAATTTTTGAGCGGATGCGGAAGGAAACTAATGATTTAGCCCGATTATTAAAGCAGGAATTGGCAACAATTGAGCGACAAATTGCGGATTTGGAAGTGCCGGATGCGATCGCCATTCAAGGACAGCGATCGCAATTAGCCCGCTTAGAAACTGAGATTCCGGTCCTGAATCAAGGGGTATTAACGGCTCAAACCTTGTTAGAGGCGGAAGAACGGCTATTTCAGCAGTTGGAACGTCTCACGAAGTTTCAAGGCCAATTTGCCGAACTCAACCAGAAACAGCCGGAAATCACTGCCCTGAGTGAACGATTGGCCCGGTCCCAAGTCGCCGATCGCCTGCAAGGGGATTGGGCATTAGTTCAGGATGCTCGCACTCAAGATAAATTAGCCACCAGTCAGGCTCAAAAAGCTGCCACTAACTTAACCCAAGCGGAAACCCAATTTCAGACAGAACAACAAAAACTAGCAGAAGTGAGGGCAGAAGCAGCCGCCCTCGCCCCGCAAATTGCTGCCCGAGAGGAAGCCTTAGCCCAAGCGAAAGCCTACGAGGAACAGCGGCAACAGTTGGAACGGGAGGTGGCGATCGCCGCTACCCAATGCCAGCAAAAGCAGCAACAGCAACAAGCGGCACAGCAGGAACTCAGCCAAGGGGAAGCGCAAGTAAAGGCGGCAACGGTCCAGGTTTCTCTCACAACCGATGCCCTGCAACAACACCAGCCCGGAGGGGACCGTTTAGAACGCCTCACAACGGTTGCCCCGTTATTGGTAGAATGGACTCTGGGGGAAAAGCAACGGAAACAGCAAGCCAAAGCCCTGGATCAAGTGAGTCGGGACCGGGCGACGGGCGATCGCACCTATCAAGCCGCCCTGACTCGCTTACAACAGGCGCAAGAGGCGATCGGGCAAATCACCCAGGAGATGGCTGCGGCAGAAACTGCTAACGCCGAAGCCACGAAATCCAACCATGCTGCCGCCTTACGCCTATCCCTGGAGGGGGGAGAAACCTGCCCAGTTTGTGGCGGCATCCATCCTGATTCCGAAGCTGAATTACCCCTATTACCGGCGATCGCCTGGGTGGATCTGACTGCCTTACAAACTCAGGCAGCAACGGCGACACAAGCCTTGCAAACTGCCCAACTCAATGCGACTAAAGCAGAAGCTGCCCTAGAAAATCTCACTCAGAAACAGGGAGAAATTCAGGACCAACTCGCGACCCTCACCCAACAGCAGGAAAACTTAAAACAGCAGATTGCTGATGTCTTACAACAGTCGCAGGCAGAGGAACTGGATGCAATCGCCCTCCAGCAGGAACGACAAGCCCTGGAAAGGCGCGATCGGGCATACCGAGAAGCAGCCGAAGCCTACCAACAGGCAATCAGCCGCCTGGAAACCGTCCAACAAGCCCGAGAGTTTTGCGATCGCACCTATCAAACCGCCCTCACCGACGCCCAAGCTGCCACGGAGGAACTCACCCGACGGCAGCACAACCTCCAAGAAGTGCGAGAGAAACTGGCAGCAATGACGGAGGGATTATCCTATCAAGTCCTCGCCCAAACTTTAGCCCAACAAAAACAAACCCTTAGCAGTCAGATTTCTGCGGCAGAAACCGCCCATCAAACTGCCGAAAATCGCGTCATCCAAGCCCGAGAAACCGCCCACCAAGCCCAGGTAACTGCCCATGCTACTCAAGCCAAACAACAGCAGTATCAGACCCGGTGGCAGACGCAATTACAAGGGGCGAATTTAACCGAAGCTACGTTTCTCACTGCCCTAGCTTCCCCGGAAGAACAGGCGAAATGGCAACAGGCAATCACCCATCATCGCGAAAGCACCATTGAACTGTCCACGCGCATTGCCGACTTACAAACCGAGATAGGCGATCGCACTACCGATGCCCGCCAGTTGCAACAGCGACGACAAGCCAAACAAACCGCCGAACAGCAGTTAAAAACTGCCCAAGATAAACGAGTGGAATTATCCACCTGGATACAATCTGCGGAACAGAAACAAGCGCAGTCAGAAAAACTCCTAACGGAACAAGAAACCGTCAGCAAAAATTACGATGTCTATCATATTTTAGCCCAAAACCTCAAAACCAATGAATTTCAATCCTATATCTTAGAACATTTAGAATCAGAATTAGTCGCCCGGGCAACCTTACTATTAAAAGAACTCACAGAATCCCGCTACGCTTTGGAAATGCAAGAGGGAGAATATTGGGTGGCAGATAATTGGAATGGCGGCGAACTGCGACGAGTCCGCACCCTTTCGGGGGGAGAAACCTTTGCCACCTCCCTTTCCATGGCGATCGCCCTTTCTGAAAAACTCTCAATGGGGGCAGAATTAGGCAGTTTATTCCTCGATGAAGGATTCGGAACCTTAGATTCAGAAACCCTAGAAAGTGTCACCCAAATCCTCGAATCCCTCCGCCAACAAAATCGCACCATCGGCGTGATTACTCACGTCAAATCATTAGGAGAACGACTCCCCACCCAAGTGAAAGTCTTCAAATCTCCTCAAGGGTCTCGCCTAGAGGTGGAGATGTTGTAA